The genomic window TTGACATATCCCCATCTGCGAGAGAGTTTCATCGCGGTTTCCACACCCTCGACGCCGGTATTCATTGGCAAGACCATTTCAAATCCGAAATACTCGGTGACGAATTTTTCATATTCACCAAGCTTGTTGTTGAAGAATGCTCGTGAGGTAAGTGTGAGTACTTTTGCCTGTTCAGTGAGGGCATTAATAATTTTTGGATGACAATGTCCCTGGTTCACTGCAGAATAGGCAGAAAGAAAATCATAATATTTATTGCCTTCGGGATCCCATACGAAAGGTCCATCACCTTTCGCGATCACGACAGGAAGCGGATGGTAATTGTGAGCCCCGTAGGTTTCTTCAAGTTCCATTGCTTTTTTGCTTGAAATGTTTCCAAATTCAAGTTTATCAGCCATAACTACTCCGGCTATTTTTTGACTCTTTGTGATGCCCTATTTGGAGATGTCAAGGATAGTGAACACTTCTTATAAGCTATTAAAAGAAACCTTCGTGACAGTTCAATGTTATAACCAAGTAAGGCATAAAATTGCATTTTCGGAGGTAATTCATATCCTGTTCAATCGTGTAGCGAGTGCTTCATCCTTCGCTGTGAACCACTTTCGACACCTGGATTTTAATTATCCAGATTTGTCAGGATGATTCGAGAACAACACTCATTTAGAAGTGGAACTTCGAAACTCATTTTACATTATGATTTTATTATTTTGGTTTAGAATTTAATACTCCAAACTACTTCCGCCGATAAATTCACGCAGAACCGAATGAGCTGGAACAGAGGAATCATCTGTAACAGGAAAGACTTCTTCAAGTGAGTCCAGAATCCTTCTAGAGCGAGTATAGGCATCCTCTTTCAGTGGATCATCCTTGAATTTTTCAGTCCATTCACGGAACAGACTGAGCACTCTACCAGCATAAAGCGCAACTTCATACGGCATTGCACTATTTATAATGTAGTCGGTCGTGTTGATATACGGAATAATATGCCTGAGTTCACTGCTGCGCACATAGTGCCAGTGCTCTAGGGTTTGCTGCGGATTATATGCACGATGAGTCGCATCCCGGAGCATTCTGCGTATCAGGCGAAGGTCTGTCCATCGAATATACTGTCCTTTATTATTCTTCATTTGCAGGAGCGGTTCAAGGTACAGCTTGAATTTTATATCGTCAGCAACATCTTTGGTCATTGCAGGGAACAGCCCATGCAGACTATCAATCAGAAGAATTTGATGGTTTTCCAATTTCATTTTTGTCCGGTTCAGATGCCGGGTGCCTGTCTTGAAATCATAGAAGGGGATGACGACTTCTTTCCCATCACACAGCGCAGCAATATGTTCATTGATCATCGGCAGGTCGAGTGCCTGTGGTGTTTCAAAATCGTAATCTCCGAACTCATCTTTCGGATGCATTTCCAGGTCGAAGAAATAGTGATCGACATTTAATGTGACAAAACTCAATCCATGTTTCTTTAAACGTTCTTCCAGCTTTATTGTCGTCGTAGTTTTACCTGACGAAGAGGGTCCGCTGATCATCACGAGCTTGATCTTTTGCTCACGCTCGAGTATCAGGTTCGATGCGATATTCACTTCATTTTCATATGCGCTTTCCGATTCATGCACGATATGTGGAAATTCTCCATTTTCGATACGAGCATTCATACCGGTAATAGTATTCAGGTCATGCGATGTTGCCCAATCGAGCACTTTCCAGAGTTTTGCCCAGGGAATATTCTGAGAAGGGTGGGATAATCGTTGATTTCGCTCTTCCCGTTTCCTGTTTTGTTCATTGCGGTATAGGATATATTCCTTCGCCACTTCGTCATGCCCATTTTTTATCAAGACCTGCTCCACGATGTCCTGTATATCTTCCACGTGGGGTGGATTTTCTGCAGAATATTTCTCTCTAAGAATATTCACTACCTGCTTTTCAAGACGTTCAGCAGGCTGCTTATCCCGGCCACCAACTGCAACGGCAGCTCTGTATATTGCGTTAGAAATACGTGAAGGATTGAACCTCACCTTAGCACCACTTCGTTTTATCACATGTGTAATCTCGGACATAGTTACTCCTATGTTGCGATTTTCTGATTATGAACAATTTTGTCAACTTGCTGAGATTTGAATGTTATATATACGTAATCATACGAGAATTGAAAACCTATTTTTATGAACTCAATGAATTATTTATTATTATTGACATAAAATCCAGCTACCATTTTTCAAGCTACAAAATGAATATTAAAAGAATAATAACTATACATCATTACACAAAGGAGCTTTCATGGTAAAAGACGAACTTTTTTATACAGAGACCCATGAGTGGATCAAGGTCGATGGCAAGATCGCCACAATGGGAATCACAGATTATGCCCAAAAAGAACTTGGCGACATCGTGTATGTAGAGCTTCCTGAGGTTGATAGTGAACTAACAGCTGGTGATGTTCTGGCAACAGTTGAAGCAGTGAAAGCAGTTGAAGAGATCTATATTCCTCTGAGTGGCATCATCGTAGAGGTAAATGAACAGCTTACAGATGCATCCGATCTTATGAATTCCAGTCCTTACGATGAGGGATGGATTGCAAAATTTGAAATTTCCAGCACTGATGAGCTTGAGGGTTTACTCGAAGCTGACGAATACAGGAAACTCATCGGCGCATAAGTAATTTTCCCCCTTACACTTAGGAAGATCCTCCGTACCCCCTTGGAGGGTCTTCTTTTTTTTGATTATTTATATCTGTAAGTATGAAAAGAAAAACATAAAAATCTTGAATATTCAGTAGTGCAAACAGAATATCCAACCGAACAAGGATTGGGGTTCAAGGCTCTCATGTGAGACTTTCCATCAAAAAGAGTGCTCAATAAAAAAATCATCGACGCGGATTGTGAGGAAATTGAAATATAATTAT from Candidatus Cloacimonadota bacterium includes these protein-coding regions:
- a CDS encoding response regulator SirA, which gives rise to MSEITHVIKRSGAKVRFNPSRISNAIYRAAVAVGGRDKQPAERLEKQVVNILREKYSAENPPHVEDIQDIVEQVLIKNGHDEVAKEYILYRNEQNRKREERNQRLSHPSQNIPWAKLWKVLDWATSHDLNTITGMNARIENGEFPHIVHESESAYENEVNIASNLILEREQKIKLVMISGPSSSGKTTTTIKLEERLKKHGLSFVTLNVDHYFFDLEMHPKDEFGDYDFETPQALDLPMINEHIAALCDGKEVVIPFYDFKTGTRHLNRTKMKLENHQILLIDSLHGLFPAMTKDVADDIKFKLYLEPLLQMKNNKGQYIRWTDLRLIRRMLRDATHRAYNPQQTLEHWHYVRSSELRHIIPYINTTDYIINSAMPYEVALYAGRVLSLFREWTEKFKDDPLKEDAYTRSRRILDSLEEVFPVTDDSSVPAHSVLREFIGGSSLEY
- the gcvH gene encoding glycine cleavage system protein GcvH, whose product is MVKDELFYTETHEWIKVDGKIATMGITDYAQKELGDIVYVELPEVDSELTAGDVLATVEAVKAVEEIYIPLSGIIVEVNEQLTDASDLMNSSPYDEGWIAKFEISSTDELEGLLEADEYRKLIGA